The genomic interval GGCTTCAGGCCCTGGACGCCCTCCAGCGTGACGCCCGCGCGCGGGCCGTCGTCCTTGGACACGACCGTGCCGTCCGGCGTGGTCACCGGGGTGATCTCGCGCTCCCAGAAGCCGTTCTTCAGGGCCTCCTCGGCGAGGTTCTGCGACCGTACGCCGAACTCGTCCATGTCCTGACGCGTCACGCCCTTCAGCCGGGCCAGGTTCTCCGCGGTCTGGCCCATCGAGATGTAGGCGTCCGGGATCAGGCCGTCCTCGCGCGGGTCGTGCCAGCTCGCACCGGACTCCTCGGCGCGGGCGGCGGTACGGGCCTCGGCCTCCGCGAAGAGCGGGTTGTGCGTGTCCGGCAGGCTGTCCGAGTTGCCCTTGGCGAAGCGGGACACCATCTCGACACCGGCCGAGATGAAGACGTCGCCCTCGCCGGCCTTGATGGCGTGGAGGGCCATGCGGCTGGTCTGGAGGGAGGACGAGCAGTAGCGGGTGACCGTACAGCCGGGAAGGTGGTCCATTCCCATCTGCACGGCAATGATGCGGCCCAGGTTGTTGCCCTGCTCGCCGCCGGGCAGACCGCAGCCGAGCATCAGGTCGTCGATGTCCGTCGGATCCAGCTCGGGGACCTTGGCCAGCGCGGTCTGGATGATCGTCGCGGTCAGGTCGTCCGCGCGCAGGTCCTTGAGCGAACCCTTGAAGGCCCGGCCGATGGGCGAACGGGCGGCAGAGACGATCACGGCTTCGGGCATCACGCGGCTCCATGGGGGCTGAGGGCGGACAGGCTGCCTGAGGAATCCGGCAGACCCGGCGGTACGGCACGACTGCTCTGGAAATTACCCGGACGTAGCGCCGGGGTCACCCGACCCGGCATGTGATGCGGGCCTCTTTTCTAAGCGAGCGCTCAGTCAACGGCCCCCTTCCCGGGCCGCCCGCTCAGTCAACGGCCCCCTTCCCGGGCCGCCCGCTCGGGCGGCGGACCCACGCGTGCCTCGGTGCACCGTCCGCGTCCGTGTCCGGCCGGTGGTCCAGGCGCGTCGAGCCCCCGGGCTCCGGGTGCGGGTGCGGGTGCGGATGCGGCTCCGTGGCGGCGGGCAGGCGCCGCCGCCTGCGGTGCTTGAGCAGGGCCCAGGGCGCCCGGGCCCCCGTGACCTCCGTACCGGCCTCCTTGGCCGCCTGGGAGGCCGCCTTGGCCACCGGCAGCATGTCCTCGCGCCGGGCGCCGTCCAGCCGGTCGGACTCCGGCCACAGGCCGAGCACCGCGCACAGAGTCGGCAGCACCGCCATGGACGCGGTCGCGTACCCCTCGGCCGACGGGTGGTAGTTGTCCGGGCCGAACAGCTCCCGCGGGTTCTCCTCGAACTCCGGGCCCAGCAGGTCGCCCAGCGACACCGTGCGCCCGCCCTGCTCCACCGTGCCGATCGTCTGCGCCGCCGCCAGCTGCCGGCTCACCCGCCGGGCCAGCCAGCGCAGCGGCTGGTACACCGGCTCGATCGTGCCCAGGTCCGGACAGGTCCCGACGACGACCTCCGCCCCGGCCGTCCGCAGCCTGCGCACCGCCGTCGTCAGGCAGCGCACCGACTGCGTCGCGGGCATCCGGTGCGTCACGTCGTTCGCCCCGATCATGATCACGCACACGTCCGGCGTCCGTGCCGGGTCCGCGAGGATCAGCGAGACCTGCCGCTCCAGATCGTCCGACCGGGCACCCGGCAGCGCGACGTTGCGCAGATCCACCGGCCGCTCGGACACCGCCGCCAGCCCCGAGGCCAGCAGCGCCCCCGGGGTCTGCCCGGCCCGCCGCACCCCCTGCCCGGCCGCCGTG from Streptomyces drozdowiczii carries:
- a CDS encoding acetyl-CoA C-acetyltransferase, with the protein product MPEAVIVSAARSPIGRAFKGSLKDLRADDLTATIIQTALAKVPELDPTDIDDLMLGCGLPGGEQGNNLGRIIAVQMGMDHLPGCTVTRYCSSSLQTSRMALHAIKAGEGDVFISAGVEMVSRFAKGNSDSLPDTHNPLFAEAEARTAARAEESGASWHDPREDGLIPDAYISMGQTAENLARLKGVTRQDMDEFGVRSQNLAEEALKNGFWEREITPVTTPDGTVVSKDDGPRAGVTLEGVQGLKPVFRPDGLVTAGNCCPLNDGAAALVIMSDTKARELGLTPLARIVSTGVSGLSPEIMGYGPVEASKQALKRAGLTVGDIDLAEINEAFAAQVIPSYRDLGLPLEKVNVNGGAIAVGHPFGMTGARITGTLINSLQFHDKQFGLETMCVGGGQGMAMVIERLS
- a CDS encoding SGNH/GDSL hydrolase family protein, coding for MARRIAAGAAYGGGSIGLLGAAAVGVLLAEVQLAKRQVGGGIAPVPPSADGRYGVAFTGPAEPLRLGLLGDSTAAGQGVRRAGQTPGALLASGLAAVSERPVDLRNVALPGARSDDLERQVSLILADPARTPDVCVIMIGANDVTHRMPATQSVRCLTTAVRRLRTAGAEVVVGTCPDLGTIEPVYQPLRWLARRVSRQLAAAQTIGTVEQGGRTVSLGDLLGPEFEENPRELFGPDNYHPSAEGYATASMAVLPTLCAVLGLWPESDRLDGARREDMLPVAKAASQAAKEAGTEVTGARAPWALLKHRRRRRLPAATEPHPHPHPHPEPGGSTRLDHRPDTDADGAPRHAWVRRPSGRPGKGAVD